Proteins from a genomic interval of Paenibacillus sp. FSL H8-0048:
- a CDS encoding diguanylate cyclase — MPWMQGYPFYLVMGSVLSLYMGIGSYRHRHTPGRCYLWILMLLVSMIFAATAGEILSGSFEAKLWWKNVQQGPLFLSAIFTYAVIKEYVSRSSEGLSKRLIYFCIPVAVDVLLIFTDSYHHLMRSGVGLATVAGVTGIVVEPTVLSMILIAYDQLFGLYAVYLLAISLLNGPKYYFRHNALLLFSLLVPVLSVFLLPLLQITITGFTAFTYLPPIVAAYLTLFRDPRLSLYPLAKNKIFENMKDGIVLTDRYDYIMDVNEAADAMLSELLEEKPETWLGTSIQPLLRQHGQLSACYAERREGQFEIEPPGRSGSCYGVALIATEQQLRGKGAGMLLVFSDLSEKKRYERELLHQATVDDLTGLYNRRHFMRLVQNYSAQIGAGMALLLFDIDDFKLINDTYGHMAGDQALVDLSGKIMQVYHNKGIAGRVGGEEFAVCFSAGNEAEALKEAESFRTAMGGHIVELDGGHHIQLTVSIGIAFTDQADVTFEDLYREADEALYLSKAMGKNRVTLGREPMVRQAAEG, encoded by the coding sequence ATGCCGTGGATGCAGGGTTATCCGTTTTACTTGGTAATGGGCAGCGTTCTAAGTCTCTACATGGGCATCGGTTCTTACAGGCACCGCCATACACCAGGAAGATGCTATTTATGGATATTGATGCTGCTGGTCAGCATGATCTTCGCAGCTACAGCCGGAGAGATTCTATCCGGTTCCTTCGAAGCGAAGCTATGGTGGAAGAATGTGCAGCAGGGCCCGCTTTTTTTGAGTGCGATCTTTACCTATGCGGTGATTAAAGAGTATGTGTCCCGTTCCTCTGAGGGTTTGTCCAAGAGGCTTATTTATTTTTGTATCCCGGTGGCGGTTGATGTGCTGCTGATCTTCACTGACTCCTACCATCATCTGATGCGCAGCGGGGTTGGACTGGCTACGGTGGCGGGGGTTACCGGAATTGTAGTGGAGCCCACGGTACTCAGCATGATCCTCATCGCGTACGATCAGTTATTCGGACTGTATGCTGTATATCTGCTGGCCATCTCTCTCCTGAATGGGCCTAAGTATTATTTCCGCCATAATGCGCTGCTGTTATTCAGTCTGCTGGTGCCGGTCCTCTCGGTGTTCCTGCTGCCGCTGCTGCAGATTACGATTACAGGCTTCACAGCCTTCACCTACCTGCCGCCCATCGTGGCTGCTTACCTCACCTTGTTCCGCGATCCCAGATTGTCCTTATATCCGCTGGCTAAGAATAAAATTTTCGAGAATATGAAGGACGGCATCGTCCTGACGGACCGCTACGATTACATCATGGATGTGAATGAGGCGGCGGACGCTATGCTATCCGAGCTGCTGGAGGAGAAGCCGGAGACCTGGCTGGGCACCAGTATTCAGCCACTGCTCAGGCAGCACGGGCAGTTGTCGGCCTGCTATGCGGAGCGGCGGGAGGGGCAGTTTGAAATCGAGCCTCCCGGCCGGAGCGGGTCCTGTTATGGAGTGGCGCTCATTGCTACGGAGCAGCAGCTCCGGGGGAAGGGCGCGGGGATGCTGCTGGTCTTCAGTGATCTTAGCGAGAAGAAGAGGTACGAGCGGGAGCTGCTGCATCAGGCTACGGTGGACGATCTGACCGGGCTGTACAACCGCAGGCATTTCATGAGGCTGGTGCAGAATTATTCGGCGCAGATCGGGGCTGGCATGGCTTTGCTGCTGTTCGACATCGATGATTTCAAATTAATTAATGATACATATGGACACATGGCCGGCGACCAGGCACTGGTGGATTTGTCGGGCAAGATTATGCAGGTATATCATAACAAAGGGATTGCCGGGCGCGTAGGCGGCGAAGAGTTCGCCGTCTGCTTCTCCGCCGGGAATGAGGCGGAGGCCTTGAAGGAGGCAGAGAGCTTCCGCACTGCTATGGGCGGGCACATCGTTGAGCTGGACGGGGGGCATCACATCCAGCTTACGGTGAGCATCGGCATTGCTTTTACGGATCAGGCAGATGTAACCTTCGAGGACTTGTACCGTGAGGCAGACGAAGCGCTGTACCTGTCCAAGGCCATGGGGAAGAACCGGGTAACCTTGGGTCGCGAACCTATGGTGCGTCAGGCGGCTGAGGGGTAG
- a CDS encoding polysaccharide deacetylase family protein has translation MKLNLHKPQTRYILILLLVVVFLPVPFRHKGLTKLSITGLDGAIIKTEAYALTADHKLMVDKELAERILNARIGWEKEAPLPKGVYYKDHVAVLMYHHLTETPLMLYPGVLPAAQFDEQMQLLKQEGFHVITMKQYREFMLDRAPVPDNAVLLTFDDGYESFYKLAFPILQKYGYTAVNFVIVSDVDHPNKHQVPKLTWEQMREMKRAGMDFYNHTYNLHYYAVVDAEGGTRPAASSLLYIHDENRNELNEEYYRRVTGDLAHAERRLKEELGNTDSAIAFPYGSYNEKLLEICDSLGIHLKFNIGLGLGSRTTLNAPRINEGNRTLTPELSIQQLKQFEPPMILTVNGRKVLLAGTPPELRNGKVMIPLDALCSELGVTMHYDRSSAVLKLTSTPQPPDAP, from the coding sequence TTGAAACTGAACCTGCACAAACCGCAAACACGTTATATCCTCATCCTGCTGCTGGTGGTGGTCTTCCTGCCTGTGCCTTTTAGACATAAAGGATTGACCAAGCTTAGCATTACCGGCCTTGATGGAGCCATAATCAAGACAGAGGCCTATGCACTGACCGCGGACCATAAGCTGATGGTGGATAAAGAACTTGCTGAACGGATTCTTAATGCGCGTATCGGCTGGGAGAAGGAGGCTCCGCTCCCCAAGGGTGTCTACTACAAGGATCATGTGGCGGTACTCATGTATCACCATCTGACAGAGACGCCGTTAATGCTCTATCCCGGGGTATTACCCGCCGCACAGTTTGATGAGCAAATGCAGCTCTTGAAGCAGGAGGGCTTCCATGTCATTACGATGAAGCAGTACCGGGAATTCATGCTGGACCGTGCGCCGGTTCCCGATAATGCGGTTCTATTGACGTTCGATGACGGCTATGAGAGCTTTTATAAGCTGGCGTTTCCCATTCTGCAAAAGTACGGCTACACCGCAGTGAACTTCGTCATTGTCTCCGATGTGGATCACCCTAATAAGCATCAGGTGCCCAAGCTGACCTGGGAGCAGATGCGGGAGATGAAGCGCGCCGGAATGGACTTTTATAATCATACGTATAATTTACATTATTATGCAGTTGTTGATGCAGAGGGCGGCACCCGCCCGGCGGCGAGCTCCTTACTGTACATTCATGACGAGAACCGGAATGAACTGAATGAAGAATATTACAGAAGAGTAACCGGGGACCTCGCCCATGCAGAGCGCAGGCTGAAAGAAGAATTGGGCAACACAGATTCGGCTATCGCTTTCCCTTACGGCTCCTATAACGAAAAGCTGCTGGAAATCTGCGATTCACTCGGCATCCATCTGAAATTCAATATCGGACTGGGCCTCGGCTCCAGAACCACGCTGAACGCTCCACGGATCAATGAAGGGAACCGGACACTCACCCCGGAGCTGTCCATCCAGCAGCTGAAGCAATTCGAGCCGCCGATGATTCTGACTGTGAACGGGAGGAAGGTTCTCCTTGCCGGAACTCCGCCGGAGCTGCGGAACGGGAAAGTTATGATCCCGCTGGATGCGCTGTGCTCCGAGCTGGGCGTAACGATGCATTATGACCGCAGCAGCGCAGTCCTCAAGCTGACGTCTACCCCTCAGCCGCCTGACGCACCATAG
- a CDS encoding DUF2339 domain-containing protein, whose amino-acid sequence MEDFRDRMRAVQQQQDGLLKEYQSLIEEYESSDLVRENEVLKRENGANRQSLAELKAQAARLERDNSELRTALAEQILDEKLGILRVSRQKLQTYFASRDHAYLDRLTSFEQDAKRRIEEMYNIGARELGQEKTQITYILDEVQAKLNESILLRRQWQREAERSLRGTMDSGLDDLAAEGIDEETLLRRRKQNRIEMKIGLNWINRLGILLLILAVGAGFRYTYSTWFNDYMKGSAFFLLGAVLLGGGEWLFRKGRGAFALGLIGGGVSVLYGSIFYSYFLLEIIGLWAGIGLSVLVTLSAVLLSLRYESRTICSMGLVGGYLPLFSYIGAFGLEGSAVYAAMGYLFVLNLLILLISLRKRWVVVNYISFLFNTPSILLLIYLADSYAAGILCAVLTFAMYLGITLWYPFKFKAKLNWLDFGLLGCNTLVSCITLYLLFLNAGLDEFKGALALAFCLMYLGLGVLLEKQMPQERESRLLFYVTSLTFAILMIPFQLGAAWWSIGWLVEGVALTVYGHLYRFKMVERAGWGILSLCLLTFFGFDVLLQLSNYNAVIYYTNSYFDLKYTFITAGMVIVALLYAIRYSNQETLLRSTPAEVQATVWFKYAAIVNFYGYVVYEALRLYDWMVPEDMAHKAFYKLLLAGLLTSGLAYALPKVNVLYDKVVRIMVLVLHGIAYAVCIGITLGLPSLPEGWSGSTAADVVALGVLILFNVFVWFSSARLLRTTLLHDYKNIELYPVAMGIYLLVMVTAFLGVQMQVRDGGLAFSLLYLLLAVLFIMYGFWKRYLYIRRFGLALSLLATGKLLLYDLTLLNTGSKIIAYFSFGLCLLGISYLYQRITVRMEEAYALAEQDRPES is encoded by the coding sequence ATGGAGGATTTCAGAGATCGGATGAGGGCTGTGCAGCAGCAGCAGGACGGGCTTTTGAAGGAATACCAGTCTTTGATTGAAGAATATGAGAGCAGTGATCTCGTCCGCGAGAACGAAGTGTTAAAGCGGGAAAATGGGGCAAACAGGCAGAGCCTGGCGGAGCTGAAGGCTCAGGCTGCGAGGCTTGAGCGCGACAACTCGGAGCTGCGGACTGCGCTGGCGGAGCAGATTCTGGATGAGAAGCTGGGTATTCTCCGGGTATCGCGGCAGAAGCTGCAGACTTATTTTGCCTCACGGGATCATGCGTATCTCGACCGGCTGACCTCCTTCGAGCAGGACGCCAAGCGGCGTATAGAGGAGATGTACAATATCGGGGCCCGCGAGCTGGGCCAGGAGAAGACCCAGATTACTTATATATTGGATGAGGTGCAGGCGAAGCTGAATGAGAGTATCCTGCTGCGCAGACAATGGCAGCGGGAAGCAGAGCGTTCGCTCAGGGGGACGATGGACAGCGGGCTGGATGATTTGGCTGCTGAAGGGATTGACGAGGAGACTCTGCTGCGCCGCCGCAAGCAGAACCGGATCGAAATGAAGATCGGCCTGAACTGGATCAACCGCCTGGGGATTCTGCTGCTGATCCTTGCAGTGGGGGCCGGGTTCAGATACACCTACTCCACCTGGTTCAATGATTATATGAAGGGAAGCGCCTTCTTCCTGCTGGGGGCAGTCCTGCTGGGGGGCGGGGAGTGGCTGTTCCGCAAAGGGCGGGGAGCCTTCGCTTTGGGGCTGATTGGCGGCGGGGTGTCGGTGCTGTATGGCTCGATATTTTACAGTTATTTTCTGCTGGAGATTATCGGGTTATGGGCCGGGATCGGCCTGTCGGTGCTGGTCACGCTGTCCGCTGTGCTGCTGTCGCTGCGCTATGAGTCACGGACGATCTGTTCTATGGGGCTTGTAGGGGGTTATCTGCCGCTCTTCTCTTATATTGGAGCCTTCGGGCTGGAGGGCAGTGCGGTGTATGCAGCGATGGGGTATCTGTTCGTGCTGAACCTGCTGATTCTGCTAATCTCTCTGCGTAAGCGCTGGGTGGTTGTCAATTACATCAGCTTCCTGTTCAACACGCCGTCTATCCTGCTGCTGATTTATCTGGCGGATAGCTATGCTGCGGGCATTCTCTGCGCTGTGCTGACCTTCGCTATGTACTTGGGGATTACACTCTGGTATCCGTTCAAGTTCAAGGCGAAGCTTAACTGGCTGGACTTCGGCCTGCTGGGCTGCAACACGCTCGTTAGCTGCATAACGCTGTATCTTCTGTTCCTGAATGCCGGGCTGGATGAATTCAAAGGCGCGCTGGCGCTGGCCTTCTGCCTCATGTATCTGGGGCTTGGCGTACTGCTGGAGAAGCAGATGCCGCAGGAACGCGAGAGCCGTCTGCTCTTCTATGTTACCTCACTGACCTTCGCCATCCTGATGATTCCGTTCCAGCTGGGAGCGGCCTGGTGGTCGATCGGCTGGCTGGTGGAAGGCGTGGCGCTTACGGTCTACGGACATCTGTACCGCTTCAAAATGGTAGAACGCGCAGGCTGGGGCATCCTTTCCCTCTGTCTGCTGACCTTCTTCGGATTCGACGTTCTGCTGCAGCTCTCGAATTATAATGCGGTCATCTACTACACGAACTCCTATTTCGATCTGAAATATACATTCATTACGGCGGGAATGGTGATTGTAGCCTTATTGTATGCCATCCGTTATTCGAACCAGGAGACGCTGCTTCGCAGCACGCCTGCGGAGGTGCAGGCTACCGTCTGGTTTAAATATGCGGCAATCGTCAACTTTTACGGGTATGTCGTGTATGAGGCATTACGGCTGTACGACTGGATGGTGCCGGAGGATATGGCGCATAAAGCCTTTTACAAGCTGCTTCTGGCAGGTCTGCTTACCTCTGGACTCGCTTATGCGCTGCCGAAGGTGAATGTTCTGTATGACAAGGTGGTCAGAATCATGGTCCTGGTGCTGCATGGGATCGCCTATGCGGTCTGTATCGGTATCACGCTGGGTCTGCCTAGTCTTCCGGAAGGGTGGTCCGGCAGCACTGCTGCCGATGTAGTGGCGCTGGGTGTGCTTATTCTGTTCAATGTGTTCGTATGGTTCAGCAGTGCAAGGCTGCTGCGGACAACGCTGCTGCACGATTATAAGAATATAGAGCTGTATCCGGTAGCTATGGGTATCTATCTGCTGGTGATGGTTACGGCGTTCCTGGGAGTGCAGATGCAGGTGCGTGACGGCGGGCTGGCCTTCAGTCTGCTCTATCTGCTGCTGGCTGTGCTGTTCATTATGTACGGCTTCTGGAAAAGATATCTGTATATCCGCCGCTTCGGCCTGGCGCTGTCCCTGCTGGCAACCGGCAAGCTGCTGCTCTATGACCTGACTCTGCTGAACACCGGCAGCAAGATCATCGCGTACTTCAGCTTCGGACTCTGCCTGCTGGGGATATCCTACCTCTATCAGCGGATAACAGTAAGAATGGAGGAAGCTTATGCGCTTGCTGAGCAAGATAGGCCGGAGAGCTAG
- a CDS encoding DUF3999 family protein — translation MLSKIGRRARAAVLLAVLGGLVLGSGIFPANSAAAASGGAEKTDGGQWRFSREISVPEAAPYYELYLDEAVYRSAAEDLRDLRIQDSTGAPVPYYMESGAETVEEHSAVYVSELIHKAVKGTDTLLDYQIKPLAEHVDIQGNRLVFELPAESFLKHVEVWGGYDGQAWEQLGTGDLYATNGLSADSITLERSYKFGYYRLVVKSNPEGLEFPGLTLVDSSREWSTAAFMRQKTPQTEIKQVENRTEIMISNTDRLKIGKVMLGSTGNFLRRYELYDSAGIKIPVTGSGELYRLDFKDTRISRTEIQPVVPASSDSLRVVIYNLDDAPISITDLKIEYLVDRLVFAGGEKMPYSLLYGNTLATAPQYDIINFKDRISGEKLLQAALGAEIPVPAADPPGTSWWLQGRWGFNAIIIAVSLLLVLIVARKLGQTK, via the coding sequence TTGCTGAGCAAGATAGGCCGGAGAGCTAGGGCGGCTGTGCTGCTCGCTGTATTGGGCGGACTGGTACTGGGTTCCGGCATCTTCCCGGCGAACAGTGCGGCAGCAGCATCCGGCGGAGCGGAGAAGACGGACGGCGGGCAATGGAGGTTCTCGCGTGAAATCTCCGTCCCTGAGGCGGCTCCGTACTATGAATTGTATCTGGATGAAGCGGTGTACCGCTCGGCGGCAGAGGACTTACGTGATCTGCGTATACAGGACAGCACCGGCGCTCCGGTTCCCTATTATATGGAGAGCGGAGCGGAAACGGTGGAGGAGCATAGCGCGGTCTATGTCTCAGAATTGATTCACAAGGCAGTGAAAGGAACGGATACCCTGCTGGATTATCAGATTAAGCCGCTTGCCGAGCATGTCGATATTCAGGGAAACCGCCTGGTCTTCGAATTGCCCGCAGAATCCTTCCTGAAGCATGTAGAGGTGTGGGGCGGCTATGACGGGCAGGCCTGGGAGCAGCTTGGCACAGGGGATCTGTATGCCACGAACGGGTTAAGTGCGGATAGCATTACGCTGGAGCGCAGCTACAAGTTCGGCTATTACCGGCTTGTAGTGAAGAGCAACCCGGAAGGACTGGAATTCCCCGGCCTGACCCTGGTAGACAGCAGCCGGGAGTGGAGCACGGCTGCATTCATGCGGCAGAAGACGCCGCAGACAGAGATTAAGCAGGTGGAGAACCGTACCGAGATCATGATAAGCAACACGGACCGGCTGAAGATTGGGAAGGTGATGCTCGGCAGCACCGGGAATTTCCTGCGGCGCTATGAGCTGTATGACAGTGCCGGGATTAAGATACCGGTCACCGGAAGCGGAGAGCTGTACCGCCTGGACTTCAAGGATACCCGAATCTCCCGGACGGAGATTCAGCCGGTGGTTCCGGCCTCTTCTGATTCCCTGCGCGTGGTCATCTACAATCTGGACGATGCTCCCATCTCCATCACGGACCTTAAGATCGAATATCTGGTAGACCGGCTTGTATTCGCGGGCGGGGAGAAGATGCCGTATTCCCTGCTCTATGGCAACACGCTGGCAACGGCTCCGCAGTATGATATTATTAATTTCAAAGACAGGATCAGCGGAGAGAAGCTTCTACAGGCCGCGCTGGGTGCAGAGATCCCGGTACCGGCAGCAGATCCGCCCGGCACAAGCTGGTGGCTTCAGGGCCGCTGGGGCTTCAATGCCATTATTATTGCAGTCTCGCTGCTGCTTGTTCTTATCGTTGCCCGCAAGCTGGGCCAGACGAAATAG
- a CDS encoding MBL fold metallo-hydrolase, which yields MTLIIIGSILLAVVAAAYLIMTVYPAFGRRAGKQERTRNLRSAQYSKGKFAYPQTADLSGEKAGSSGFSILRDFIKGNPNSRPAEPLQPQPLLPSSIGQGRDTRVTWFGHSAVLLEMDGLTLFLDPMLGHAPSPFPFIGGRRYSKQLPLEAALLPQLDVVLLSHDHYDHLDYGTIRQLKDKTGLFIVPLGVGAHLRRWGVAAEKIREQDWGDMLTYEGITFTCAPARHFSGRSLLDRNTTLWCSWIIQGEKTKVFFSGDSGYGPHFAEIGRTYGPFDLTLMECGQYDPRWADIHMLPEQTVEAHIDVQGGLLIPIHWGAFTLSMHDWTDPAERISAAAALRGVRLATPRIGETVTAGAAGYPVLPWWR from the coding sequence ATGACCCTGATTATTATTGGCTCCATTCTGCTTGCCGTTGTTGCCGCTGCGTATCTTATCATGACCGTCTATCCGGCGTTTGGGCGGAGGGCCGGGAAGCAGGAGAGGACCCGTAACCTCCGTTCCGCCCAATACAGCAAGGGCAAATTTGCGTATCCGCAGACTGCAGACCTGAGCGGTGAGAAGGCCGGGAGCAGCGGATTCTCCATTCTGAGGGACTTCATTAAGGGCAACCCTAATTCCAGACCGGCTGAGCCTCTTCAGCCGCAGCCGTTGTTGCCGTCCTCTATTGGACAGGGCCGCGACACCCGGGTTACCTGGTTCGGGCATTCAGCAGTGCTGCTGGAGATGGACGGCCTGACTCTGTTTCTCGACCCTATGCTGGGCCATGCACCGTCACCGTTTCCGTTCATCGGCGGCCGCCGCTACAGTAAGCAGCTTCCATTGGAGGCTGCCCTTCTGCCGCAGCTGGATGTGGTTCTGCTCTCCCATGATCATTATGATCATCTGGACTATGGAACCATCCGCCAGCTTAAGGATAAGACAGGACTATTCATTGTACCGCTCGGTGTCGGCGCCCATCTGCGCCGCTGGGGGGTAGCCGCAGAGAAGATCCGCGAGCAGGACTGGGGCGATATGCTTACCTATGAAGGGATAACCTTCACCTGTGCTCCGGCGCGGCATTTCTCGGGGCGGAGTCTGCTGGACCGCAACACCACGCTGTGGTGCTCCTGGATTATTCAAGGGGAGAAGACCAAGGTCTTCTTCAGCGGAGACAGCGGGTATGGCCCGCATTTTGCCGAGATCGGACGTACGTATGGCCCCTTTGATCTCACGCTGATGGAATGCGGCCAATATGATCCGCGCTGGGCGGATATCCATATGCTGCCGGAACAGACTGTTGAGGCGCACATCGATGTGCAGGGAGGTCTGCTGATCCCCATCCATTGGGGTGCATTCACCCTGTCAATGCATGACTGGACCGATCCGGCAGAACGGATCTCGGCTGCTGCGGCGCTGAGAGGGGTGCGGCTGGCCACGCCGAGAATCGGGGAGACTGTAACCGCAGGGGCCGCCGGATATCCGGTTCTTCCCTGGTGGAGATGA
- a CDS encoding cold-shock protein → MQTGTVKWFNADKGFGFIEVEGGSDVFVHFSAITGEGFKSLDEGQRVEFNVTQGARGPQAENVVKL, encoded by the coding sequence ATGCAAACAGGTACAGTAAAATGGTTCAACGCAGACAAAGGTTTCGGTTTTATCGAGGTTGAAGGCGGAAGCGACGTATTCGTACACTTCTCCGCAATCACTGGCGAAGGCTTCAAGTCTTTGGACGAAGGCCAACGTGTTGAGTTCAACGTAACTCAAGGCGCTCGTGGACCACAGGCTGAAAACGTTGTAAAACTGTAA
- a CDS encoding cold-shock protein: MYFRKKAVVDLPQEETAIWSCTKEECTGWIRDNFAFQHVPTCWQCNSPMTRSMKMLPALVNKNLDAKAVKKSVTIR, from the coding sequence ATGTATTTTCGTAAAAAAGCGGTAGTAGATCTTCCACAGGAAGAGACGGCCATCTGGTCCTGCACCAAGGAAGAATGCACCGGATGGATACGCGACAATTTTGCCTTCCAACATGTGCCGACCTGCTGGCAATGCAATTCGCCTATGACCCGGAGCATGAAGATGCTGCCTGCGCTCGTTAATAAGAATTTGGATGCGAAGGCTGTTAAGAAGAGTGTGACTATCCGCTAA
- a CDS encoding cache domain-containing sensor histidine kinase yields the protein MLQRFRELNTLRNQIFIGFLLVMLIIILVSGIFVYDRVSILLKNNAERHIQQTAVQANGRLDALTGQIDGLMEQVANHPTVQQLLLEELDGNEVSFNQRQSLLQIVSSYQAYMPSVGSLELYTADYRLLFPIKEGSLESRINEQHISEANAQKGRLVWIGVDPHDEQSLLAIRQVSLMDRWFSRGGYLMARIQRSYFQLDDPFSGSDSGESVLLVNDEGQLLGSSGTPQEDLLPLLESGDQTVSFRGKEYVQVKLRSDKTSWTLLVLTPVSYVTKGLSVLRTVLLVSGGIGTLLFLIISFLLSTMITRPIIHLIRAMRKSRMGVLTPNSQKVSTMELRELNNTYNGMVANINDLIRVVYEKEVLQSRTELKALQAQINPHFLFNTLEAFNWSLEEKGEEELAGLVVMMSRLFRYIIGSPHNKDEWVTLSEEVEQIRRYLRIMEMRMGERLSWDIRLDPHEAAVPVPKLLIQPIVENAILHGVESRVGKGVIGVVITPSSRKGWTSVEVSDNGPGMDEATLLALRAALDGGPPVSAKGSGVGLVNVQRRLKLYYAEAGMQTEGLIVESRRSEGTVIRFEIPSNGGDTDESGQ from the coding sequence ATGCTTCAGAGGTTCAGAGAGCTCAACACACTGCGCAATCAGATATTCATCGGTTTTTTGCTGGTGATGCTCATTATTATTCTGGTGTCCGGGATATTTGTGTATGACCGTGTCTCTATTCTGCTCAAAAATAATGCCGAGCGGCATATCCAGCAGACGGCGGTTCAGGCCAACGGAAGGCTGGACGCGCTGACCGGTCAGATTGACGGTCTGATGGAGCAGGTGGCCAATCATCCTACCGTCCAGCAGCTGCTGCTGGAGGAGCTGGACGGCAATGAGGTGTCCTTCAATCAGCGCCAGTCGCTGCTGCAGATTGTCTCCAGCTATCAGGCGTACATGCCGAGCGTGGGCTCGCTGGAGCTATATACCGCTGATTACAGGCTTCTGTTCCCGATTAAGGAAGGCAGCCTGGAGAGCAGAATTAACGAGCAGCATATCAGTGAGGCTAACGCCCAGAAGGGGCGGCTGGTCTGGATCGGCGTTGATCCGCATGATGAACAGAGCCTGCTGGCGATCCGCCAGGTCAGCCTGATGGACCGCTGGTTCTCGCGGGGAGGCTACCTGATGGCCCGCATCCAGCGCAGCTACTTCCAGCTTGATGATCCGTTCTCCGGCAGCGACAGCGGGGAGTCAGTGCTGCTCGTGAATGATGAAGGCCAGCTCCTCGGGAGCAGCGGAACACCGCAGGAGGATCTGCTGCCGCTGCTGGAGAGTGGGGATCAGACAGTCAGCTTCCGTGGCAAGGAGTATGTGCAGGTCAAGCTGCGCTCGGATAAGACCTCCTGGACGCTGCTGGTACTGACGCCTGTCAGCTATGTGACCAAGGGGCTGTCTGTGCTGCGGACGGTGCTGCTGGTGTCCGGCGGAATCGGAACCCTGCTGTTTCTGATTATATCCTTCCTGCTGTCGACAATGATTACCCGGCCGATCATTCACCTGATCCGGGCGATGCGCAAATCCCGCATGGGGGTGCTGACCCCCAATTCGCAGAAGGTATCTACCATGGAGCTGCGGGAGCTGAATAATACTTATAACGGTATGGTCGCTAATATTAATGATTTGATCAGGGTGGTCTATGAGAAGGAGGTCCTGCAGAGCCGGACTGAGCTAAAAGCCTTGCAGGCGCAGATCAATCCCCATTTCCTGTTCAATACGCTGGAGGCCTTCAACTGGTCGCTGGAGGAGAAGGGGGAGGAGGAGCTGGCCGGACTCGTGGTCATGATGTCCAGGCTGTTCCGCTACATTATCGGCAGCCCCCATAACAAGGATGAATGGGTAACGCTGAGCGAAGAGGTCGAGCAGATCAGGCGGTATTTGCGGATTATGGAGATGCGGATGGGGGAACGCTTGTCCTGGGACATCAGGCTTGATCCGCATGAGGCTGCTGTACCGGTGCCCAAGCTGCTGATTCAGCCGATTGTCGAGAACGCGATTCTCCATGGAGTGGAGAGCCGCGTGGGCAAGGGCGTGATTGGAGTCGTAATCACCCCCTCCTCCCGCAAGGGGTGGACCTCAGTGGAGGTGTCGGACAACGGGCCGGGTATGGATGAGGCTACGCTGCTGGCGCTCCGCGCTGCGCTGGATGGCGGGCCGCCGGTCTCTGCCAAGGGCAGCGGAGTGGGGCTGGTGAATGTGCAGCGGCGGCTGAAGCTGTACTACGCGGAAGCGGGCATGCAGACGGAAGGCCTGATCGTGGAGAGCCGGCGGTCGGAGGGGACCGTAATAAGGTTTGAGATTCCAAGCAATGGAGGAGATACCGATGAGTCTGGGCAATAA
- a CDS encoding response regulator transcription factor produces MSLGNKTILIVDDEPRTRQGIKQTLEVWAAGRYIVETCDNGVEARERLRHERVHLLITDVRMPEVSGLDLIHSLQESPRKPVIIVISGYAEFDYVQQAMRLGAVNYLLKPLDKSELLTVVEDALKREEEQQRHVKLEKLVDHKLLEIDPEQAGMGQPVKEAIAYVEQHLHEQLTMAEVAGLIHLNASYFSVLFKEQAGVSFTEYLSRLRIQRAKELLLQTALPVGEIGERVGYRTDKYFIKVFKSLEAISPSRYRQQMKGGAQEIQ; encoded by the coding sequence ATGAGTCTGGGCAATAAGACGATTCTAATCGTAGATGATGAACCAAGAACGCGTCAGGGGATTAAGCAGACGCTGGAGGTATGGGCGGCAGGCCGGTATATCGTGGAGACCTGTGACAACGGGGTGGAAGCGCGCGAGCGGCTGCGGCATGAGCGGGTTCATCTGCTGATTACAGATGTGCGCATGCCGGAGGTGAGCGGGCTGGATCTGATCCATTCGCTGCAGGAATCTCCCCGGAAGCCGGTGATCATTGTCATCTCCGGCTATGCGGAGTTCGATTATGTGCAGCAGGCAATGCGGCTGGGGGCGGTCAATTATCTGCTGAAGCCGCTGGACAAGTCCGAGCTGCTGACAGTGGTTGAGGATGCGCTGAAGCGGGAGGAGGAGCAGCAGCGCCATGTGAAGCTGGAGAAGCTGGTGGATCACAAGCTGCTGGAGATTGACCCGGAGCAGGCCGGGATGGGGCAGCCGGTTAAGGAGGCAATTGCCTATGTGGAGCAGCATCTGCATGAACAGCTGACGATGGCTGAGGTAGCAGGGCTGATTCACCTGAATGCCAGCTATTTCAGCGTGCTGTTCAAGGAGCAGGCCGGGGTGTCCTTCACTGAATATCTGTCCCGTCTGCGGATTCAGCGGGCGAAGGAGTTATTACTCCAGACTGCGCTGCCGGTCGGGGAGATCGGAGAGCGTGTAGGGTACCGGACGGATAAATATTTCATTAAGGTATTCAAGTCCCTGGAGGCCATAAGCCCTAGCCGTTACCGTCAGCAGATGAAGGGCGGAGCTCAGGAAATCCAATAA